A genome region from Alistipes dispar includes the following:
- the nuoL gene encoding NADH-quinone oxidoreductase subunit L, translating into MEYTILLLVLPFVSFLVLGIAGMKLRPAVAGAVGTAVLAVVTAVSYFAAWEYFFGIGRDAAGLYPTLVPWNTVWLPISDALHIDLGILLDPISVMMLVVISTVSLMVHIYSLGYMKGERGFQRYYAFLSLFTMSMTGLVVATNIFQMYLFWELVGVSSYLLIGFYYTKREAVAASKKAFIVTRFADLGFLIGILFYGYYAGTFSFTPDAKLLAAAGGMIPLALGLMFVGGAGKSAMFPLHIWLPDAMEGPTPVSALIHAATMVVAGVYLVARMFPLFVGYAPEVLHWTAYVGAFTALYAAAVACVQSDIKRVLAFSTISQIGFMIVSLGVSTSADPHAGGLGYMASMFHLFTHAMFKALLFLGAGCIIHAVHSNEMSAMGGLRRHMPVTHATFLVACLAIAGIWPLSGFFSKDEILSAAFAFSPVMGWTMTFIAGLTAFYMFRLYYNIFWGRENRTTHDGHAPHEAPATMTLPLVFLALVTLGAGWIPFGEFVSSDGAAYAIRLDWSVAGVSLCVAAAGIALATWMYARPAQPVADRLAARFGALHRAAYHRFYIDEVYQFVTHRVIFACISTPIAWFDRHVVDGFMNLLATATNGAARAVREMQSGSVQRYCIWMLGGALGLVILVFIIC; encoded by the coding sequence ATGGAATATACGATTCTCCTGCTCGTCCTGCCGTTCGTGAGCTTCCTCGTGCTGGGCATCGCCGGCATGAAGCTCCGTCCCGCGGTGGCGGGAGCCGTCGGTACGGCCGTCCTGGCCGTCGTGACGGCGGTGAGCTACTTCGCGGCCTGGGAATACTTCTTCGGCATCGGCCGCGACGCTGCGGGGCTCTATCCGACCCTCGTGCCGTGGAATACGGTCTGGCTGCCGATTTCCGATGCGCTGCATATCGACCTGGGCATTCTGCTCGACCCGATTTCGGTGATGATGCTCGTCGTCATCTCGACCGTCTCGCTCATGGTCCACATCTACTCGCTGGGCTACATGAAGGGCGAACGGGGCTTCCAGCGCTACTACGCCTTCCTGTCGCTCTTCACGATGAGCATGACGGGACTGGTCGTGGCGACCAACATTTTCCAGATGTACCTCTTCTGGGAGCTGGTGGGTGTCAGCTCCTACCTGCTCATCGGCTTCTATTACACGAAGCGGGAGGCGGTGGCCGCCTCGAAGAAGGCCTTCATCGTCACGCGCTTCGCCGATCTGGGCTTCCTCATCGGCATCCTCTTCTACGGCTACTACGCCGGGACGTTCTCCTTCACGCCCGATGCGAAGCTGCTCGCCGCCGCCGGAGGGATGATCCCGCTGGCGCTGGGACTGATGTTCGTCGGCGGCGCGGGCAAGAGCGCCATGTTCCCGCTGCATATCTGGCTGCCCGACGCGATGGAGGGTCCCACGCCCGTGTCGGCGCTGATCCACGCCGCGACGATGGTCGTGGCGGGCGTCTATCTCGTGGCGCGCATGTTCCCGCTCTTCGTCGGCTATGCGCCCGAGGTGCTGCACTGGACGGCCTACGTCGGGGCCTTCACGGCGCTTTACGCCGCCGCGGTGGCCTGCGTGCAGAGCGATATCAAGCGTGTGCTGGCGTTCAGCACCATTTCGCAGATCGGCTTCATGATCGTCTCGCTCGGGGTTTCGACCTCGGCCGATCCCCATGCGGGAGGGTTGGGCTACATGGCCTCGATGTTCCACCTCTTCACGCACGCCATGTTCAAGGCGCTGCTCTTCCTCGGGGCGGGCTGCATCATCCACGCCGTGCACTCGAACGAGATGTCGGCCATGGGCGGACTGCGGCGCCACATGCCCGTGACCCACGCGACGTTCCTCGTGGCCTGTCTGGCCATCGCGGGCATCTGGCCGCTGAGCGGCTTCTTCTCCAAGGACGAGATCCTCTCGGCCGCCTTCGCCTTCAGCCCCGTGATGGGATGGACGATGACCTTCATCGCGGGCCTCACGGCGTTCTACATGTTCCGGCTCTACTACAATATCTTCTGGGGCCGCGAAAACCGCACGACGCACGACGGACATGCGCCGCACGAGGCGCCCGCGACGATGACCCTGCCGCTGGTGTTCCTCGCGCTGGTGACCCTGGGGGCGGGATGGATTCCCTTCGGGGAGTTCGTTTCGAGCGACGGGGCGGCCTACGCGATCCGTCTCGACTGGTCGGTGGCCGGCGTGAGCCTCTGCGTCGCCGCGGCGGGCATCGCGCTCGCCACGTGGATGTACGCCCGTCCCGCGCAGCCCGTGGCCGACCGGCTGGCCGCGCGTTTCGGCGCCCTGCACCGTGCGGCCTACCATAGGTTCTATATCGACGAGGTGTACCAGTTCGTCACGCACCGCGTGATCTTCGCCTGCATTTCGACGCCGATCGCCTGGTTCGACCGTCATGTCGTGGACGGCTTCATGAACCTGCTGGCCACGGCCACGAACGGTGCGGCCCGTGCCGTCCGCGAGATGCAGAGCGGCAGCGTGCAGCGCTACTGCATCTGGATGCTGGGCGGTGCGCTGGGGCTCGTGATCCTTGTTTTCATCATCTGTTAA
- a CDS encoding complex I subunit 4 family protein: MNMLSLFPLIPLLMMLGLWISKSTRQIRAVMVAGSSLLLVLAVVLVFRFLGLREAGETAAMLLTDSHVWYAPLNIHYAVGVDGISVAMLLLSAVIVFTGTFASWRMDRDVKEYFLWFCLLSVGVFGFFVSVDLFTMFLFYEVALIPMYLLIGVWGSGRKEYSAMKLTLMLMGGSAFLLIGILGIYFGSGAQTMNVVEIARLHNIPLSEQLVWFPLVFVGFGVLGALFPFHTWSPDGHASAPTAVSMLHAGVLMKLGGYGCFRVAMYLLPEAAHELSWIFIVLTTISVVYGALSACVQTDLKYINAYSSVSHCGLVLFAILMMNETAATGAVLQMLSHGLMTALFFALIGMIYGRTHTRDIRQLGGLMKIMPFLAVGYVIAGLANLGLPGLSGFVAEMTIFNGAFMHADTFHRVATIVACTSIVITAVYILRVVGRILYGTCDNPEHLALTDATWDERFAVVCLIVAVAGMGLAPLWVSDLVRGGVGTVITHLMN; the protein is encoded by the coding sequence ATGAATATGTTATCCCTGTTCCCCCTCATCCCGCTTCTGATGATGCTGGGGCTTTGGATTTCGAAATCGACGCGGCAGATCCGCGCCGTGATGGTCGCGGGATCGTCGCTGCTGCTGGTGCTGGCCGTCGTGCTGGTCTTCCGCTTCCTGGGACTGCGCGAGGCGGGCGAGACGGCGGCGATGCTCCTGACGGACAGCCACGTGTGGTATGCGCCGCTGAACATTCACTACGCCGTGGGCGTGGACGGCATTTCGGTGGCGATGCTGCTCCTGTCGGCCGTCATCGTCTTCACCGGGACGTTCGCCTCGTGGCGGATGGACCGCGACGTCAAGGAGTATTTCCTGTGGTTCTGCCTGCTGAGCGTCGGCGTCTTCGGGTTCTTCGTCTCGGTGGACCTCTTCACGATGTTCCTCTTCTACGAGGTGGCGCTCATCCCGATGTACCTGCTGATCGGTGTCTGGGGCAGCGGCCGCAAGGAGTATTCGGCCATGAAGCTGACGCTGATGCTCATGGGCGGCTCGGCCTTCCTGCTGATCGGCATACTGGGCATCTATTTCGGTTCGGGCGCCCAGACGATGAACGTCGTGGAGATCGCCCGGCTGCACAACATACCCCTCTCCGAACAGCTCGTCTGGTTTCCGCTCGTCTTCGTGGGCTTCGGCGTGCTGGGGGCCCTGTTCCCCTTCCACACCTGGAGCCCCGACGGCCACGCCTCGGCCCCGACGGCCGTGTCGATGCTCCACGCCGGGGTGCTGATGAAGCTCGGCGGATACGGCTGTTTCCGCGTGGCGATGTACCTGTTGCCCGAGGCGGCGCACGAGCTGAGCTGGATATTCATCGTCCTGACGACGATTTCGGTGGTTTACGGCGCCCTTTCGGCCTGCGTGCAGACCGACCTCAAGTATATCAACGCCTACTCTTCGGTGTCGCACTGCGGACTGGTGCTCTTCGCCATCCTGATGATGAACGAGACGGCCGCCACGGGGGCCGTGCTACAGATGCTGAGCCACGGTCTGATGACGGCGCTTTTCTTCGCGCTGATCGGCATGATCTACGGAAGGACGCATACGCGCGACATCCGCCAGTTGGGCGGTCTGATGAAGATCATGCCCTTTCTGGCGGTGGGCTATGTGATCGCCGGCCTGGCGAACCTCGGCCTTCCGGGGCTGAGCGGCTTCGTGGCCGAGATGACGATCTTCAACGGCGCGTTCATGCATGCCGATACGTTCCACCGCGTGGCGACGATCGTCGCCTGCACGTCGATCGTCATCACGGCGGTTTACATCCTGCGCGTGGTGGGCAGGATCCTCTACGGGACGTGCGACAATCCCGAACACCTCGCGCTGACCGACGCCACGTGGGACGAGCGCTTCGCGGTCGTCTGCCTCATCGTGGCCGTGGCCGGCATGGGACTGGCTCCGCTCTGGGTGAGCGATCTGGTCCGGGGCGGCGTCGGGACGGTTATCACTCACCTAATGAATTGA
- a CDS encoding NADH-quinone oxidoreductase subunit N, which yields MNYTNLFSCMQAEVTLVGVIVLLFLFDLFAGERARRRFSAVACGLLLVQLLVNILPHGEGELFGGMFRYEPMHGIVKSILTVGTLLVCLQADRWLRRDDTRHKQGEFYLLTLSTLLGMFFMIGAGNFLMFFLGLELASVPTACLVAFDKYRGHSAEAGAKYILCALFASGLMLYGISLLYGAVGTLYFDDVAQRLSGSPLEVMALVFFFAGLAFKISLVPFHLWTADTYEGAPTAVTAYLSVISKGAAAFVLLTVLVKVFAPMTAVWQTMLYVVTVLSITVANLFAIRQRNLKRFLAFSSISQAGYIMLSVIGGSAFGMTSLVFYVLVYLAANLTAFGVIASVEQHSGRVGLEDYNGFYRTNPRLTLAMTLALFSLAGIPPFAGFFSKFFVFAAAFRGGFHLLVFIALVNTVVSLYYYLLVVKAMYITPSDAPIAAFRSDRGTRISLVCCLAGVLLLGVVSAVYDGINLYAYGL from the coding sequence ATGAATTACACGAATCTGTTTTCCTGCATGCAGGCCGAAGTGACGCTCGTGGGGGTGATCGTCCTGCTCTTTCTGTTCGACCTGTTCGCCGGGGAGCGGGCGCGCCGCCGCTTTTCGGCCGTGGCCTGCGGCCTGCTGCTCGTGCAGTTGCTGGTCAATATCCTGCCGCACGGTGAGGGCGAGCTGTTCGGCGGCATGTTCCGTTACGAGCCGATGCACGGCATCGTCAAGAGCATCCTTACGGTCGGCACGCTGCTGGTCTGCCTCCAGGCGGACCGCTGGCTGCGGCGCGACGATACGCGCCACAAGCAGGGGGAGTTCTACCTGCTGACGCTTTCGACGCTGCTCGGCATGTTCTTCATGATCGGCGCGGGCAATTTCCTGATGTTCTTCCTCGGGCTGGAACTGGCGTCGGTCCCGACGGCCTGTCTGGTGGCGTTCGACAAGTACCGCGGCCATTCGGCCGAGGCCGGAGCCAAATACATCCTCTGTGCGCTGTTCGCCAGCGGATTGATGCTCTACGGCATCTCGCTCCTGTACGGCGCCGTCGGCACGCTCTATTTCGACGACGTGGCGCAGCGGCTCTCCGGTTCGCCGCTCGAGGTCATGGCGCTGGTCTTCTTCTTCGCGGGGCTGGCCTTCAAGATTTCGCTCGTGCCCTTCCATCTCTGGACGGCCGACACTTACGAGGGCGCTCCGACGGCCGTGACGGCCTACCTCTCGGTCATTTCGAAAGGTGCGGCGGCGTTCGTGCTGCTGACCGTGCTGGTGAAGGTTTTCGCCCCGATGACCGCCGTGTGGCAGACGATGCTCTACGTCGTGACGGTGCTGAGCATCACGGTGGCGAACCTTTTCGCCATCCGGCAGAGGAACCTCAAGCGGTTCCTGGCCTTCTCGTCGATCTCGCAGGCCGGATACATCATGCTCTCCGTGATCGGGGGCAGCGCCTTCGGCATGACCTCGCTCGTGTTCTACGTGCTGGTCTATCTGGCGGCGAACCTCACGGCGTTCGGCGTCATCGCCTCCGTCGAGCAGCATAGCGGCCGCGTGGGGCTGGAGGATTACAACGGGTTCTACCGGACCAATCCCCGCCTGACGCTGGCGATGACGCTGGCGCTTTTCTCGCTGGCGGGCATTCCCCCGTTCGCGGGCTTCTTCTCGAAGTTCTTCGTCTTCGCGGCGGCCTTCCGGGGCGGTTTTCATCTGCTGGTGTTCATCGCTTTGGTCAATACGGTCGTTTCGCTTTACTACTACCTGCTGGTGGTCAAGGCGATGTATATTACGCCTTCCGATGCGCCGATCGCGGCCTTCCGCAGCGACCGCGGCACGCGGATCAGTCTCGTGTGCTGTCTGGCCGGCGTGTTGCTGCTGGGCGTGGTGAGCGCGGTCTATGACGGCATCAATCTCTACGCCTACGGGCTTTGA
- a CDS encoding glycosyltransferase family protein: protein MTKSRFTGRMDPSPINSAERRRTGRIMLAGVLFTLLFALLSRGFYHPDEHFQILEYARLKLFGAETTDYMPWEYHAMMRPGIQPFIAWALGRLLLAAGLYTPFALVALLQLLSAALSSAVLIVLFRTVHGELGTECRRRWFLFTGFFLWCMAYLHVHFTAELFAGNLLVLLAALTLRSRQAAREREFRWGAALGLVAGLTFAVRYQAGFALAGYGIWLLIYDRRRRLFAGMVPGVCLALAAGLCADYWLYGEWTLVPLNYLRENILNSHMDEFGVSPWWYYFTEAFSEGGYITGAVLLAATVWFFVRRPRHVVTWMLLPFLFVHFLLGHKELRFFFPALFFAPYFLVLFAGAFPQRIFAGRAWRWTVGAAAAANLCACVYAVATGREDMAFHRMMRDYCRGGSAVVALDVTGDWNLYSYLQLVKKRCMVDARFYMPQNLTLRHTNSPEQLERTARELAAAGERVVVLSGDPALAEKSALPLRKLWWNPYPGWIRRWFNFNDWTRFPVQNKNVYEVRLPAAERPDGTVRSAPEGSGAAG from the coding sequence ATGACGAAATCACGATTTACGGGGCGCATGGACCCCTCCCCGATTAACTCCGCCGAGCGGAGGCGCACCGGCCGGATCATGTTGGCCGGGGTGCTTTTCACGCTGCTGTTCGCCCTGCTCAGCCGGGGCTTCTACCATCCCGACGAACATTTCCAGATTCTCGAGTACGCCCGCCTGAAGCTTTTCGGCGCGGAGACGACGGATTACATGCCGTGGGAGTATCACGCCATGATGCGGCCGGGCATACAACCCTTCATCGCCTGGGCGCTGGGACGCCTGCTGCTCGCCGCGGGACTATATACGCCTTTCGCGCTGGTGGCGCTGTTGCAGTTGCTGAGCGCGGCCCTCTCGTCGGCCGTGCTGATCGTCCTGTTCCGCACGGTGCACGGAGAGCTGGGCACGGAGTGCCGCCGGAGGTGGTTCCTGTTTACGGGTTTCTTCCTCTGGTGCATGGCCTACCTGCACGTGCATTTCACGGCGGAGCTGTTCGCGGGCAACCTGCTCGTCCTGCTCGCGGCGCTCACGCTGCGTAGCCGGCAGGCGGCCCGGGAGCGCGAGTTCCGGTGGGGGGCGGCGCTGGGTCTGGTCGCGGGGTTGACGTTCGCGGTGCGTTATCAGGCGGGCTTCGCACTGGCCGGGTACGGGATCTGGCTGCTGATCTACGACCGCCGTCGGAGGCTCTTCGCCGGAATGGTTCCGGGCGTCTGTCTCGCGCTGGCCGCGGGACTCTGCGCCGATTACTGGCTCTACGGCGAGTGGACGCTCGTGCCGCTCAACTACCTGCGCGAGAATATCCTGAACTCCCACATGGACGAATTCGGCGTGTCGCCGTGGTGGTACTACTTCACGGAGGCGTTCTCCGAAGGCGGTTACATCACGGGGGCTGTGCTGCTCGCGGCGACGGTGTGGTTCTTCGTCCGGCGGCCGCGGCACGTCGTGACGTGGATGCTGCTGCCGTTCCTGTTCGTGCATTTCCTGCTGGGACACAAAGAACTGCGCTTCTTTTTCCCGGCGCTCTTCTTCGCGCCTTATTTCCTCGTGCTCTTCGCCGGGGCGTTCCCGCAGCGGATTTTCGCCGGGCGGGCCTGGCGCTGGACGGTGGGTGCGGCCGCTGCGGCGAATCTCTGCGCCTGCGTCTATGCCGTCGCCACGGGACGCGAAGATATGGCCTTCCACCGCATGATGAGAGACTATTGCCGCGGCGGGTCCGCGGTCGTGGCGCTGGACGTGACCGGCGACTGGAACCTCTATTCCTACCTGCAACTGGTCAAGAAACGCTGCATGGTGGATGCCCGGTTCTACATGCCGCAGAATCTCACCCTGCGGCACACTAATTCGCCGGAGCAGCTCGAACGGACGGCACGCGAGCTGGCGGCGGCCGGCGAACGGGTCGTCGTGCTTTCGGGGGATCCGGCGCTGGCGGAGAAGTCGGCGTTGCCGCTTCGGAAACTTTGGTGGAACCCTTATCCCGGCTGGATACGCCGCTGGTTCAACTTCAACGACTGGACCCGGTTCCCGGTGCAGAACAAGAACGTCTATGAGGTGCGCCTGCCTGCCGCGGAGCGGCCGGACGGGACGGTCCGCTCCGCTCCGGAGGGTTCCGGTGCGGCCGGATAG
- a CDS encoding S9 family peptidase: MNERVQGIRSMADGEHYTTLENNDIRRYAYATASEGVSLLPSPAPNLAISDYAFSPDERMILIASGRTPIYRHSYTTQYHLLADGRIRPVLQEAEAPRDASFSPDGRKIAYSDRNDLYVWDIATGKTRRITDDGAWNAVINGTTDWVYEEEFGTTRAYAFSPDGGQLAFLRFDESEVPLMEMMRFDGKLYNEAYSFKYPKAGEKNSAVQLWVADLATGRKHRIDTGGETDQYIPRIGYTPDGRLWFYRLNRRQNTFEMVLCEPHGGQRVIYEERAQQYVERVDDGTVTFVDKDRFLVRQESHTGYMHLYLYSIRRGFLAQVTKGAWEVTAVVGTDGKRVWYLSTETSPLRRNLYSVRLDGKDKRRLTQGEGYYSIAPSRGMKYCISTFSNASTPNRVEVCDAEGNTVRTLCDSRRLREELAASGRPVKEFFTFTTERGDTLNAYIVKPRGFDPSKRYPVLLTQYSGPGSQQVADRWSLDWEDALADKGYIVVCADGRGTGFRGERFKKQTYGRLGALEVEDQLSTARYMASQPWVDPARIGIYGWSYGGFMAASCALKGHGLFRMAIAVAPVTSWRYYDTIYTEIYNNLPQYNAAGYDDNSPINFARMLDDTKTRLLLIHGTADDNVHFQNTVEMARALNRAGKQYDMMVYPDQNHSMMPDDTRNVRQKMIDYTLEHL; encoded by the coding sequence ATGAACGAGCGCGTGCAGGGCATCCGCTCGATGGCCGACGGCGAACACTACACCACGCTCGAGAACAACGACATCCGGCGCTATGCCTACGCCACGGCCTCCGAAGGCGTATCGCTGCTCCCCTCGCCCGCGCCGAACCTCGCGATTTCCGACTACGCCTTCTCGCCCGACGAGCGGATGATCCTGATCGCCTCGGGCCGCACGCCGATCTACCGCCACTCCTACACGACGCAGTACCACCTGCTCGCCGACGGCCGCATACGGCCGGTTCTTCAGGAGGCCGAAGCGCCGCGCGACGCCTCCTTTTCGCCCGACGGGCGGAAGATCGCCTACTCCGACCGCAACGACCTCTACGTCTGGGACATCGCTACGGGCAAAACGCGACGCATCACCGACGACGGGGCGTGGAACGCAGTCATCAACGGCACGACGGACTGGGTCTACGAGGAGGAGTTCGGCACGACGCGCGCCTACGCCTTCTCGCCCGACGGAGGGCAGCTGGCCTTCCTGCGCTTCGACGAATCGGAAGTGCCGCTGATGGAGATGATGCGCTTCGACGGCAAGCTCTACAACGAGGCCTACTCGTTCAAATACCCCAAGGCCGGGGAGAAGAACTCCGCCGTCCAGCTCTGGGTCGCCGACCTCGCGACGGGCAGGAAACACCGCATCGACACGGGCGGAGAGACCGACCAATACATTCCCCGCATCGGCTACACGCCCGACGGACGGCTGTGGTTCTACCGCCTCAACCGCCGCCAGAACACCTTCGAAATGGTGCTGTGCGAGCCTCACGGCGGCCAGCGCGTCATCTACGAGGAGCGCGCGCAGCAGTATGTCGAGCGCGTGGACGACGGCACGGTGACCTTCGTGGACAAGGACCGCTTTCTCGTGCGGCAGGAGAGCCACACGGGCTACATGCACCTCTACCTTTACAGCATCCGCCGGGGTTTCCTCGCGCAGGTGACCAAAGGGGCGTGGGAGGTGACCGCCGTGGTCGGCACGGACGGCAAACGGGTGTGGTATCTCTCCACCGAGACCTCGCCCCTGCGCCGCAACCTCTACAGCGTGCGGCTCGACGGCAAGGACAAGCGCCGCCTCACGCAGGGCGAAGGCTACTACTCGATCGCACCGAGCCGGGGTATGAAATACTGCATCTCGACCTTCTCGAACGCCTCGACGCCCAACCGCGTGGAGGTGTGCGACGCCGAGGGCAATACGGTCCGCACGCTCTGCGACAGCCGCAGGCTGCGCGAGGAGCTGGCCGCCTCGGGACGTCCCGTGAAGGAGTTCTTCACCTTCACGACCGAACGCGGCGACACGCTCAACGCCTACATCGTCAAACCGCGCGGCTTCGACCCCTCGAAACGCTACCCCGTGCTGCTGACGCAGTATTCGGGCCCCGGGTCGCAGCAGGTCGCCGACCGCTGGTCGCTCGACTGGGAGGACGCGCTCGCCGACAAGGGCTACATCGTGGTATGCGCCGACGGCCGCGGCACGGGTTTCCGGGGCGAGCGGTTCAAGAAGCAGACTTACGGACGCCTCGGGGCGCTGGAGGTCGAGGACCAGCTCTCGACGGCCCGCTACATGGCTTCGCAGCCGTGGGTGGACCCCGCACGCATCGGCATCTACGGATGGTCCTACGGCGGATTCATGGCCGCGAGCTGCGCCCTGAAAGGGCACGGGCTGTTCAGGATGGCCATCGCCGTGGCCCCCGTCACCTCGTGGCGCTACTACGACACGATCTACACCGAAATCTACAACAACCTGCCGCAGTACAACGCCGCAGGCTACGACGACAACTCGCCGATCAACTTCGCCCGGATGCTCGACGACACGAAGACCCGCCTGCTGCTCATCCACGGCACGGCCGACGACAACGTGCATTTCCAGAACACCGTCGAGATGGCCCGCGCACTCAACCGTGCCGGCAAGCAGTACGACATGATGGTCTATCCGGACCAGAACCACTCGATGATGCCCGACGACACGCGGAACGTCCGGCAGAAGATGATCGACTACACGCTGGAGCACCTGTAA
- a CDS encoding glucosaminidase domain-containing protein — MNISRKAIFLAGILLFCLPGLLRAQVRQTREEYIDRYKHIAVEQMERYGIPASITMAQGILESDCGNSLLSLRSNNHFGIKCKSNWRGGKVYHDDDAKGECFRAYPSVEASYFDHAEFLDSQPRYDSLFAYASDDYRSWARGLKAAGYATAPDYAQRLVRIIEESQLYLLDRPDGERLYAQRYGLSRDPEEWFSSQSSLERPAETSAVDPDNYRVTINAHEGYNVYATNGVHYVLAKADDTFENIGRKFRISPRNLRRFNDLKDKKAQPLPGETVYIERKKKRWEGNAQHHICRDGETAYSIGQSYGIRTRSVEKLNRLKRGEKLEKNRQIRIK, encoded by the coding sequence ATGAATATTTCCAGAAAAGCAATATTCCTCGCGGGAATCCTGCTCTTCTGCCTGCCCGGTCTGCTGCGGGCGCAGGTGCGCCAGACGCGCGAAGAGTACATCGACCGCTACAAACATATCGCCGTGGAGCAGATGGAACGCTACGGCATCCCGGCGAGCATCACCATGGCCCAGGGCATTCTCGAATCGGACTGCGGCAACAGCCTGCTGTCGCTCCGCTCGAACAACCACTTCGGCATCAAGTGCAAGAGCAACTGGCGGGGCGGAAAGGTCTATCACGACGACGACGCCAAAGGGGAGTGCTTCCGCGCCTACCCTTCGGTCGAAGCCTCCTACTTCGACCACGCCGAATTTCTCGACTCGCAGCCCCGCTACGACTCGCTCTTCGCCTACGCCTCGGACGATTACCGCAGTTGGGCGCGCGGACTGAAGGCCGCGGGGTACGCCACGGCCCCCGACTACGCGCAGCGGCTCGTGCGGATCATCGAGGAGAGCCAGCTCTACCTGCTCGACCGGCCCGACGGCGAGAGGCTCTACGCCCAGCGGTACGGACTTTCGCGCGACCCCGAGGAGTGGTTCTCGTCGCAGAGCAGCCTGGAGCGTCCCGCCGAAACGTCGGCCGTGGATCCGGACAACTACCGCGTGACGATCAACGCCCACGAGGGCTACAACGTCTATGCGACCAACGGCGTGCACTACGTGCTGGCCAAGGCGGACGACACGTTCGAGAACATCGGCCGCAAGTTCCGCATCTCGCCGCGCAACCTGCGCCGCTTCAACGACCTGAAGGACAAGAAGGCGCAGCCCCTGCCGGGCGAGACGGTTTACATCGAGCGCAAGAAGAAGCGCTGGGAGGGCAACGCCCAGCACCACATCTGCCGCGACGGCGAGACGGCCTACTCCATAGGACAGTCCTACGGCATCCGCACGCGTTCGGTCGAGAAGCTCAACCGCCTCAAGCGGGGCGAGAAGCTCGAAAAAAACCGGCAGATACGCATCAAGTAA
- a CDS encoding DUF4254 domain-containing protein, with protein MFTENANRIFDRAIGEYHRWDDVDRPIENPFEQGTIDRLLYHKNWIDTVQWHLEDIIRDPQIDPATALGIKRRIDRSNQERTDMVEYIDSYLMDKYRDVRPAADARLNTETPAWAIDRLSILALKIYHMERETERGDDAHRDACRRKLAVLLEQRADLSRAIEELIEDIEAGRKYMKTYKQMKMYNDPALNPVLYARKK; from the coding sequence ATGTTTACCGAAAACGCCAACCGGATTTTCGACCGGGCCATCGGGGAGTACCACCGCTGGGACGACGTGGACCGTCCGATCGAGAATCCCTTCGAGCAGGGTACGATCGACCGTCTGCTTTACCACAAGAACTGGATAGACACGGTGCAGTGGCATCTCGAGGACATCATCCGCGACCCGCAGATCGACCCTGCGACGGCGCTCGGGATCAAGCGCCGCATCGACCGCTCGAATCAGGAGCGGACGGATATGGTCGAGTATATCGACTCCTACCTGATGGACAAATACCGGGACGTCCGTCCCGCGGCCGATGCGCGGCTCAACACCGAGACGCCCGCCTGGGCCATCGACCGGCTGTCGATCCTGGCGCTGAAGATCTACCACATGGAGCGCGAGACGGAGCGCGGGGACGACGCCCACCGCGACGCCTGCCGCCGGAAGCTGGCCGTGCTGCTCGAACAGCGGGCGGACCTGTCGCGGGCCATCGAGGAGCTGATCGAGGACATCGAGGCGGGCCGCAAGTACATGAAGACCTACAAACAGATGAAAATGTATAACGACCCGGCATTGAATCCAGTGCTCTATGCCCGGAAAAAATAG